aaggtggacggaaatAATGGAAGAACATGCAAACGAAGTGGACGGACCACTGActacgttaaaattttttacaagtccattAAATAGGCATTACATTTAAAAAGTGATGTACAACGTCACAAAGTGGACGGTTCCTCATAATGAACCTCTAAAAATAGACGGAGAAGGAAAATCCTCACGGATGTAAATGCTCaatcaacacaagataacaagTCTGCAATGTGGACGGAGTATCACAGATAAACAATTATTCTCACAAAAATCCTTCCTCAAGAAGGAGGACGGACCTTTAAACAAAGTACCAAACAATGATAAAAAGCATATATGAACATTAAGCCAAAAGCCCCAAAGGCAAgtgtttaatacaattaaagaGGACGGATTGTcctgaaataataataataaaaaaaaaaaaaagagaaaggacgGATTGTTCTCAAAATGAATTACATAGACATTAATCTTCCTTTTGTTCAGCAACTtggacatccttcgacgggaCGGACTCTCCGTCTCCTTGAGCAGCGCCTTCGCCAAAgaggtcctccgtattttcggaggcgacggggagggcagaagtctgggcttggtcctcaagtttgaccattgacaaatccagctctggataggccttcttgacttgacggagagaatcatcgaagccttgaaggaaagAATCTGACAGCTCGCCCAAGCAGGACTCTGAGCATCGGTACTCCTCGACGGCTACCTCTTTCACATGACGGATCTCTTCCTTGAGTTCTTTGATCTCTGCCTCCTTTTTCTCTATGACCGTCAGCGCAGAggccgtcttctcctccagatccttccttgccttctcagaaagctccagcttcttctccatcttggaccTCCACTTATGGAGTTAtccgagctcttcctccgtctgctccgccttcgcgcgcaccctgtccaaggtactctcacggttgagacaccggtccagtagtcccttcatcatgaccaaggactgcgaATAGAAACGAGACCGTCACATACTGTAAATaacaacgaaaaagaaaaataaacttatttgacagacataaccaacctgagcgacggcaaagaggcccgtctcccccatggcctccgtcgaatggtttccaagatcttcatagtcttccgccgtgatgatggacgacagcttctccaatgcatacttggagtcgtcgcggagaagggaaggaggtctctcttgcttacctTCTGGGGCCATCATCAATCCTTTACCCGTCCCCTGCTTAGCTGGGGTGATGGTCTTgttaccctcagccattaaaccgaccacaggttcaagagagacctttggttgcttaaatGGACGGTCGGATTTTGATGTCGGTTTCCTCTTAGGGGCTGAAGCCGACACCTTAGGTACCCcctcgccggattccctcttcttgacggcttgggatttgatcaaagctctcctttttgcgtcttccatctctgcaaataatgacggatgaaattaaaactaagtAAGGTCAGTTAACTGGCAAAGTAAAGTTGACGGGCTTACGCCTATGAACTCGTTCGTCATATCTAATTGcctcttgggtgggctcaggaccgtcgcagtaccaatgtatggtcctcgggttcaccaacttagcccaagtcctttcctccggcgtagttttcctgcaaatcttttcaaggaaactaaactcctcaaggctgacttgtgggcgccgtctacctaCAGAGAGAGACgatcaagatatacacataaaaatggacggatatgaaAAGCTTTACAAAATTAAGACGGATGCATACACGATTGATTTATCactgcccaagttgtgtcgacgggcatgtaatccgtctcccctggatggctcatccatctgtcaccctccaaGAAGAAGtagcgactcttccagtctctatttgagtctggggtctcaaagatcaccttcaacaaggggctccgactagcaaaactatacatcccccttgatccagaaatctcgtctagacggtaacagtgaagaaattcacggaccgtcagtTTCCTTTCCCCATCTGACATTGCaccgtaaagaatctccatggctatgaagaccctccaggcgttaggggatatctgggtgacggacaaccccagatactgtaaaagttccctatgaagtgtagaaagcgggaatcgaagtccagccttcaacgcctgctcgtacactccgacaccgtctaccccttcatagtaacacttctccgacacgtatggtagacggatggaaatATAGTCggggatttggaagttggttctGAAGGTGCTGAAGTGTCtctccctgatgacggatgtaaacctatgcatcgtccactctggcaacatgatgaactgccttagtccatcagcacctacaacggactccagtgcttgatccccgtcgtcatcagaaccctctatttcaactatctccacatcctcatttgttgaggatgaagaggaggcagacggactcctatcttcgccggggctctcttggtctttatgaccggacgggtatacatcctcgtattccgtcccatcacgaaccaccgactggttacttgacgcactagacatttcctacaattgacaatgaaacctaagaccgacgggtttgaaagtgttgacgggtatggaaagcctaacaacaatgcatggacggaaatgtaacttgactatagTATATTAGAAGCACTTACCAAACTTAGCAGAGGAGaggtgacggttggtgtaatcagTAGATATTCGTCCTCGACGGATTactctgacaaggttgacggcttcgctctgacaagtgatttctgagtgaaaattgaaaaatgagagagtgaggcgccttatatatataggaggtgcacggaagacgaagcgacgcttcgatcctatacaacgaccattcagagagtgacacgtggcatgcttaataaatgctgacaacctgtcagtacgtaCCAACAGATTTGTACCCGTCATGTAACCGTCAACTTGATGAATCTTCCTCTGACGGGTTGATCCATCTGGAACCGTCGTCCTATCTTGCATAAATCCGTCATAAAATGACCGTCATACCCATACGTACggatcgtcaccccattgatcctttgagctaaaaggtgacggaccattggggtgaagggggcaactgaagatggtaaaatatagagttgatgggcctaccttaatgggcctgacggatcggaaCTGGTGGGCCTGTATAAAGATGGTCCCCTGCACTTTGAAGGCCCATTGCTGACAGAcgtagtaagggcccatgatccgaggtccatatcgcctagaaaagccttaagagccaaaaatggaaatccttgctcaccacgctcagaggaatttgtattagagtcccacatggaaaagatttggaaaccaagaagaaaagtcaaccctttgccactataaaaggcctgccaccctcagaaatcgaggtacgctttaattgaccctctctaacgctctaagtaaaacagaagaattctaacttgaccgtcggagagcctttggccggcaccacaccggtgctctctgaaggactctttcgattgcttctgtcgtgcaggttcaattcgagtcgcgagtacggtgtgacccattggtgacaaatTTCGACGTCATCACTACCATTAATCATTAATGCCTCATATTGTATATTGATACTCTTATGAAAGTTGCAAAATGGTTTGGTAGATGAGAGAGAGACGTGATGAGAGAGCCGTTGTGGAGAGAGGAATGAGAAGAGAAAcaaagggggagagagagactCAGAAAATGGggaatagaaaaatattataagttttagaattgtgctacagtactaTTCTActtttagaattgtactgtagcacaattctaaatatttttgcaatacttCCTTATGACATTCTCTGATGCAGTGGTTATTTGGTGCATTTATGCTAAAATGCTCTAATAACACATGCTTTACGGTTATCtttaaattcaatataaaaagCATTTGCTTCCAAAATCATTGACTCTACCATTAATCATTAACGATGCCTCATATTGTATATTGATACTCTTATGAAAGTTGCAAAATGGTTTGGTAGATATCATGTGcgtttttttcccctcaaaatTTGTTCTATAAGTTCTCTCAAATTTCATAAGATGAATTTGACTGTTATAAATTATAAGGAGTTCAATTATCTACAAATGTATTAAATATTGTGTCAAGATATTACATACAAACTTCCATTCCCAATCATAGAAACTTTTTATtagttgaaaaatattgttgaaTTGCATATAAAAAGTTTGTCTGATGAGGGTAAGCCCATTCAACTTTCAACACCAACAATACTATAACTTTGTAATTATCAGTAGATCAATTTGTTATTATGAGttaactcaaattaaaattcatctAGCTAGAATTGTATTTTGAAGTTAAACACAATTACATGAGTACGTGTAGtcaataaaacattttttatgttttcttttttaaatgtcattaaatgcattttttttttttttttattatttctcttgaGTGTTATAAAGGCATATTTAAGTTGCCCTTATTTTAAGTGACAAATTCAATTGGCCAATTCCTTGCGTTAACTTAtggttttaaattatttataattggtTTATCATCCTCATGTCTAATCTACTCCACTGTTGCAGGTAATCAaattaatcaaaatacaaatttaattattttccacCAAATATTAGTTCTAATACCAATTGCTGTTTCTGCTCTATATTAAACATGTATgccaattattataaaatattatcatGGTAATCAACTAATAACAATATTAACCACCGGGCTTTGTAGCCTAGTGGTACCCGGTTCATCCAGTAACTGTTAGCGCAGGGGTTGATCCCCCATAATAAACAATtcaccaacaacaaaaaaaagaaaaagaaaaagaaactaataaCAATACTACTATACTTCAAAGGATTATATAACTAGAATAAATAGTTATGAGTGGATGTGTCTATGCATATATAGCTTTGGATTACTACAATTTCCTATGACATTAGTTGGTAAATTTGCTGCGAATTAAATTGTTTCATTAGTAATCCTTTCTCTTTGTTggattagtaaaaaaatattgaaattgcATGTGTAATGTTTTaggaattaaataaaatttagcaTCATAATTTTCTAGCTTCTAATATCATACTAGTCTTGGCGAGGTGAGTTGCATGAACATCAAGTCATCAACTTAGCTTGctcaaatttagttgttttagcaataattaaaaaacaaaaaaagtctaGTAATAGGTTCATATTCCTAATTACATTAATGCCTA
The sequence above is drawn from the Quercus robur chromosome 7, dhQueRobu3.1, whole genome shotgun sequence genome and encodes:
- the LOC126691199 gene encoding uncharacterized protein LOC126691199; this translates as MEKKLELSEKARKDLEEKTASALTVIEKKEAEIKELKEEIRHVKEVAVEEYRCSESCLGELSDSFLQGFDDSLRQVKKAYPELDLSMVKLEDQAQTSALPVASENTEDLFGEGAAQGDGESVPSKDVQVAEQKED